In Sander lucioperca isolate FBNREF2018 chromosome 21, SLUC_FBN_1.2, whole genome shotgun sequence, the following proteins share a genomic window:
- the s1pr2 gene encoding sphingosine 1-phosphate receptor 2 has product MNLCRKAAVLCHPVTMKSKYSQYYDQSLIPSYYAFVKNMTTQELLYSRSENKKQLTTLNIVIVVLCTTIILENLLVLIAVCRNKKFHTAMFFFIGNLAFSDLLAGSAYIANIFLSGPRTFDLMPVQWFIREGTAFIALAASVFSLLAIATERYIAITKVKVYGSTKTCRMFLLIGACWVTSILLGGLPIIGWNCINDLLECSTVLPLYSKKYILFVVTIFSLILLSIVILYVRIYLIVRSSHQEATNSPAYALLKTVTIVLGVFIMCWLPAFTILLLDSSCRIQFCPILSKADIFFGFATLNSALNPLIYTLRSKDMRKEFLRVLCCWGVLQSGRPADRCLVPLKSSSSLEHCSHKHEHQTTPIMQDCTTCV; this is encoded by the coding sequence ATGAATCTTTGCCGTAAAGCCGCTGTGCTCTGCCACCCTGTCACCATGAAGAGCAAGTATTCCCAATACTACGATCAGAGTCTGATCCCCTCCTACTATGCCTTTGTTAAGAACATGACCACCCAGGAGCTTTTATACTCACGTAGTGAGAATAAAAAGCAGCTCACCACACTCAACATTGTCATCGTGGTCCTTTGCACCACCATCATCCTGGAGAATCTTCTTGTTCTCATTGCCGTCTGCCGCAACAAGAAGTTCCACACTGCCATGTTTTTCTTCATCGGCAACCTGGCATTCTCTGACCTGCTGGCAGGCTCGGCCTACAtagccaacattttcctatcaGGACCAAGGACCTTTGACCTGATGCCTGTGCAGTGGTTCATCCGGGAGGGAACAGCATTTATTGCTCTGGCAGCTTCAGTCTTCAGCTTGCTGGCAATAGCTACAGAGCGCTATATTGCTATCACCAAGGTTAAGGTGTACGGCTCCACCAAAACGTGCCGCATGTTCCTCCTGATAGGAGCTTGTTGGGTCACCTCCATCCTGCTTGGAGGACTTCCCATCATCGGCTGGAACTGCATCAATGACCTCCTTGAATGCTCAACTGTATTGCCACTCTACTCGAAGAAATACATCCTCTTTGTGGTCACCATTTTCAGCCTCATACTACTCTCCATTGTCATCCTCTATGTGAGGATCTATTTGATTGTTCGCTCCAGCCACCAGGAAGCGACAAACTCACCAGCCTATGCCCTTTTGAAAACTGTCACTATAGTGCTGGGTGTCTTCATCATGTGCTGGCTGCCTGCTTTTACCATCCTCCTCCTAGATTCATCCTGCAGGATACAATTTTGCCCAATCCTCTCCAAAGCAGACATCTTTTTTGGCTTTGCCACTCTGAACTCGGCACTTAACCCATTGATCTACACACTGCGCAGCAAGGACATGAGAAAGGAGTTTCTGCGTGTGTTGTGCTGCTGGGGGGTGCTGCAAAGCGGGCGGCCAGCTGACCGTTGTCTGGTCCCTCTAAAGAGCTCCAGCTCTCTGGAACACTGCAGCCACAAACACGAACACCAGACCACACCAATCATGCAAGATTGTACCACCTGTGTCTGA